From Streptomyces qinzhouensis, one genomic window encodes:
- a CDS encoding glycerate kinase yields the protein MTDGAVIQPAREPRVLVAADKFKGSLTAVEVAERVTAGLRRAVPGLAVESLPVADGGDGTVAAAVAAGFDRRTVRVTGPLGAPVTAAYALRDGTAVVELAESSGLHLLPRGVFAPLTATTHGCGEVLRAALDAGARTVVLGVGGSATTDGGAGLLTALGARFLDPDGAALPPGGGALAGLATADLSGLDPRIRDVRLVLASDVDNPLTGPQGAAAVYGPQKGAGPADVAALDTALAHYATVLGPDLAGAPGAGAAGGVGYAALIALGAGFRPGIEVMLDVLGFAAALDRATLVITGEGSLDSQTLRGKAPAGVAAAARARGVDTVAVCGRLALSPRELGRAGIRRAYPLLAVEPDPERCMARAGELLERVAEDLARDFLT from the coding sequence GTGACGGACGGCGCAGTTATCCAGCCCGCGCGCGAGCCCCGGGTGCTCGTGGCGGCTGACAAGTTCAAGGGTTCGCTGACGGCGGTCGAGGTCGCCGAGCGGGTGACGGCTGGGCTGCGGCGGGCCGTGCCCGGTCTCGCCGTGGAATCCCTGCCCGTCGCCGACGGCGGCGACGGCACGGTCGCGGCCGCGGTGGCGGCCGGATTCGACCGCCGTACGGTACGGGTCACCGGACCGCTCGGCGCGCCGGTGACCGCCGCCTACGCCCTGCGGGACGGCACCGCGGTGGTCGAACTGGCGGAATCCTCCGGGCTCCACCTCCTCCCCCGCGGAGTCTTCGCCCCGCTGACGGCGACCACCCACGGCTGCGGCGAGGTGCTGCGCGCCGCGCTCGACGCCGGGGCGCGCACCGTGGTGCTCGGCGTCGGCGGCAGCGCGACCACGGACGGCGGCGCGGGCCTGCTCACCGCGCTCGGCGCCCGGTTCCTCGACCCGGACGGTGCCGCCCTGCCCCCCGGCGGCGGCGCGCTGGCCGGGCTCGCCACGGCCGATCTGTCGGGACTCGACCCCCGGATCCGGGACGTCCGGCTGGTCCTCGCGAGCGATGTCGACAATCCGCTGACCGGCCCGCAGGGCGCCGCCGCGGTCTACGGCCCGCAGAAGGGCGCAGGACCGGCCGATGTCGCCGCCCTCGACACGGCACTCGCCCACTACGCCACGGTGCTCGGCCCGGACCTCGCGGGCGCCCCGGGCGCGGGCGCCGCCGGGGGAGTCGGCTATGCCGCGCTCATCGCCCTCGGCGCGGGTTTCCGGCCCGGGATCGAGGTGATGCTCGACGTCCTCGGCTTCGCCGCCGCGCTGGACCGCGCCACGCTCGTCATCACCGGCGAGGGGTCCCTCGACAGCCAGACCCTGCGCGGCAAGGCCCCGGCCGGGGTCGCGGCGGCGGCCCGGGCCCGCGGCGTCGACACGGTCGCCGTCTGCGGCCGGCTCGCCCTGTCCCCGCGGGAGCTGGGCCGGGCCGGGATCCGCCGCGCCTATCCCCTGCTCGCCGTCGAACCGGACCCGGAGCGGTGCATGGCCCGCGCGGGCGAACTGCTGGAACGGGTGGCCGAGGACCTCGCCCGGGACTTTCTGACCTGA
- a CDS encoding GNAT family N-acetyltransferase: MWIRAARPTADEARAATALILASKAHWGYDTAFLDACREELTVTPADVRRRRIVVAETADGVLAGVASLDGGPPTGEIGLLFVAPELIGTGVGRALYAHLVEEAGALGCTGLTVAADPHAVGFYRSLGARPVPGAAAGPLPVLAVEVPRRPGWARAWTSGRRAVHLGNVAEFQSQFRPDTGPDAGSRRSRGVSGPGRRFRTPVPVPDRAADHYACLAAFTGLHPAAVVLPARVPAGWAGLVSRQLRWSCPEVYDGLDEAALLGQGGLGERWRNTPVVVWGQTPATAVLTGTRLGPDALRYESKRASYALFTRLAREHPGIRLPERWTPANRRAAAGLIAARARTGAGTVVKTEHGAGGSGTRILTARVAARSLPRGPLLLEEYLPGGTDPSYDGFVDASGTVHDVGVAAMDIDGTAYRGATVGPGAVSDTTAERALAFGNAVGRRLAEAGYRGWFDVDYVAGPGGLLAPVETNLRLTGPSVAFIIRQRLAENRGPAAARFVRTLDRVPLGARLPDAELLGFLERLTARCATIGTVVVPVIPSAAHDPVPFLGLAVAAPSPDHLAAVDALVHAECRSLDRLLG, translated from the coding sequence GTGTGGATCAGGGCCGCCCGGCCGACCGCGGACGAGGCACGGGCCGCCACGGCCCTGATCCTCGCCTCCAAGGCCCACTGGGGCTACGACACGGCCTTCCTCGACGCCTGCCGGGAGGAGCTGACCGTCACCCCGGCGGACGTCCGGCGCCGCCGGATCGTGGTCGCCGAGACCGCGGACGGCGTGCTCGCCGGGGTGGCGTCCCTCGACGGCGGTCCGCCGACGGGCGAGATCGGGCTGCTGTTCGTGGCGCCGGAGCTGATCGGGACGGGCGTCGGGCGGGCGCTGTACGCCCATCTCGTCGAGGAGGCCGGAGCCCTCGGCTGCACCGGGCTGACCGTCGCCGCCGACCCGCACGCCGTGGGCTTCTACCGGTCCCTCGGCGCCCGGCCCGTGCCCGGCGCGGCGGCCGGTCCGCTGCCGGTGCTCGCGGTGGAGGTGCCGCGGCGCCCGGGCTGGGCGCGGGCCTGGACCAGTGGACGGCGGGCCGTCCACCTCGGCAATGTCGCCGAGTTCCAGTCCCAGTTCCGCCCGGACACAGGCCCGGATGCGGGCTCGCGCCGCTCGCGTGGCGTCTCCGGTCCCGGCCGCCGCTTCCGTACCCCCGTCCCCGTCCCTGACCGCGCCGCCGACCACTACGCCTGCCTCGCCGCCTTCACCGGCCTCCATCCGGCGGCCGTCGTGCTGCCAGCCCGGGTCCCCGCCGGCTGGGCCGGGCTGGTCTCCCGGCAACTGCGCTGGTCCTGCCCCGAGGTGTACGACGGTCTGGACGAGGCCGCGCTGCTCGGCCAGGGCGGTCTGGGCGAGCGGTGGCGGAACACCCCCGTGGTGGTCTGGGGGCAGACCCCGGCCACCGCCGTACTCACCGGCACCCGCCTCGGTCCGGACGCCCTGCGGTACGAGTCCAAACGCGCCTCGTACGCCCTCTTCACCCGGCTCGCCCGCGAACATCCCGGCATCCGGCTGCCCGAGCGATGGACCCCAGCGAACCGCCGGGCCGCGGCCGGGCTGATCGCGGCCCGGGCCCGGACCGGAGCCGGCACGGTCGTGAAAACCGAGCACGGCGCGGGCGGCTCCGGCACCCGGATCCTCACCGCCCGGGTGGCCGCCCGGTCCCTGCCCAGGGGCCCGCTGCTGCTGGAGGAGTACCTTCCGGGCGGTACGGACCCCTCGTACGACGGCTTCGTCGACGCCTCCGGCACGGTCCACGACGTCGGGGTCGCCGCCATGGACATCGACGGTACGGCCTACCGGGGCGCGACCGTCGGGCCCGGAGCCGTCTCCGACACCACCGCGGAACGCGCCCTGGCCTTCGGAAACGCGGTGGGGCGACGACTGGCCGAGGCCGGCTACCGCGGCTGGTTCGACGTGGACTATGTGGCGGGCCCCGGCGGCCTGCTCGCGCCCGTCGAGACCAATCTCCGGCTGACCGGCCCCTCCGTCGCCTTCATCATCCGGCAGCGGCTGGCGGAGAACCGCGGCCCGGCGGCCGCGCGTTTCGTCCGCACCCTCGACCGGGTGCCGCTGGGCGCCCGGCTTCCGGACGCCGAGCTGCTGGGGTTCCTGGAGCGGCTCACGGCCCGCTGCGCCACGATCGGCACGGTCGTCGTCCCCGTGATCCCCTCCGCCGCCCATGACCCGGTACCGTTCCTCGGTCTGGCCGTCGCGGCGCCCTCGCCCGACCATCTGGCCGCGGTGGACGCCCTCGTCCACGCCGAGTGCCGGTCCCTGGACCGGCTGCTCGGCTGA